One part of the Archangium lipolyticum genome encodes these proteins:
- a CDS encoding SAM-dependent methyltransferase, with the protein MGNRKAAIGVALLAGLGLGGGALATQAPEGQDPSDFVYVPPNPGRAELPERAPDVPYVPTSQTLVDAMLELAGVRQGDVVYDLGSGDGRIVVTAAKKYGVHGVGIDINPERIQEAEANAQAAGVQRLTEFRQQDIFKADIGDASVVTMYLLPSVNNRMKPKLLRDLAPGTRIVSHAFDIEGWEPLKTIEVEGTTLYLWVVPENPSQVR; encoded by the coding sequence ATGGGGAATCGGAAGGCAGCGATCGGCGTAGCACTGTTGGCGGGGCTGGGGCTCGGGGGCGGAGCGCTCGCCACGCAGGCCCCGGAGGGGCAGGACCCCTCGGACTTCGTCTACGTCCCTCCCAACCCGGGGCGGGCGGAGCTCCCCGAGCGGGCACCAGACGTGCCGTACGTGCCCACCTCACAGACGCTGGTGGACGCGATGCTGGAGCTGGCGGGCGTGCGGCAGGGAGACGTGGTGTACGACCTGGGCTCGGGGGACGGCCGCATCGTCGTCACGGCGGCGAAGAAGTACGGCGTGCACGGGGTGGGCATCGACATCAACCCCGAGCGCATCCAGGAGGCCGAGGCCAACGCACAGGCCGCGGGCGTTCAGCGGCTCACGGAGTTCCGGCAGCAGGACATCTTCAAGGCGGACATCGGGGATGCCTCGGTGGTGACGATGTACCTGCTGCCGAGCGTCAACAACCGGATGAAGCCCAAGCTGCTGCGGGACCTGGCGCCGGGGACGCGCATCGTCTCGCACGCCTTCGACATCGAGGGATGGGAGCCGCTCAAGACCATCGAGGTGGAGGGGACCACGCTCTACCTGTGGGTCGTTCCCGAGAACCCGTCCCAGGTGCGGTAG
- a CDS encoding DUF485 domain-containing protein: protein MSQKTKAEELETLAAARWRVAAVLTAGTLVSYFGFILLVAFDKPLMGKLLAPGLSLGILLGALVIAAAWVLTGIYVMWANNKYDKALHQFRR, encoded by the coding sequence ATGTCCCAGAAGACAAAGGCCGAAGAGCTCGAAACCCTGGCGGCGGCGCGATGGCGCGTGGCCGCCGTCCTCACCGCGGGCACGTTGGTGTCCTACTTCGGCTTCATCCTGCTCGTGGCCTTCGACAAGCCGCTCATGGGCAAGCTGCTCGCCCCGGGGCTCTCACTCGGCATCCTCCTGGGCGCGCTGGTCATCGCCGCCGCCTGGGTGCTGACCGGCATCTACGTCATGTGGGCCAACAACAAGTACGACAAGGCCCTCCACCAGTTCCGTCGCTGA
- a CDS encoding APC family permease, whose amino-acid sequence MTRERYQREGQPGEAHGQGDPASSALPLPTLRVMDAIALIVGIVVGAGIFRTPSLVAQNSTGLASVLLLWGLGGLVSLIGAMCYAELASTWPNAGGDYHYIRRALGESLAFLFAWARLTVIPTGSIALLGFIFGDYASQLLPLGAHSSAIYAALSVVVLTGLNVAGIRLGKWTQNLLTVAVVAGLGMVIVAGLLSSPAVPPPATGAMAGGAGHAGWGLAMVFVLLTYGGWNEAAYISSEVRGSRRGIASALLWSLVAVTCLYLLANLAYLKALGLSGVAQSDAVAAELLRRVAGPGGAQLISLLICAAVLTSSNATVLMGSRTNYALGRDFPMFAPLGRWSARAGSPVNALLMQGTLSLALVGVGAITRRGFETMVEYTAPVFWFFFLMTGVSLLVLRRREPDVVRPFRVPLYPLTPLLFCATCAYLLYSSLAYTGAGALVGVAVLATGLVPLVLMRRKARPRKNPLHGGRTPWGIGRQRSA is encoded by the coding sequence ATGACACGCGAGCGGTACCAGAGGGAGGGGCAGCCGGGCGAAGCGCACGGCCAGGGTGACCCGGCATCCTCGGCGCTGCCCTTGCCGACGCTGCGTGTCATGGACGCCATCGCGCTCATCGTGGGCATCGTGGTGGGGGCGGGCATCTTCCGGACGCCCTCCCTGGTGGCGCAGAACTCGACGGGCCTGGCCTCCGTGCTGCTGTTGTGGGGCCTCGGCGGGCTGGTCTCCCTCATCGGGGCCATGTGTTACGCGGAGCTGGCCAGCACCTGGCCCAACGCTGGAGGGGACTACCACTACATCCGCCGGGCGCTTGGGGAGTCGCTGGCCTTCCTGTTCGCCTGGGCGCGGCTGACGGTCATCCCCACGGGCTCCATCGCGTTGCTGGGGTTCATCTTCGGGGACTACGCCTCCCAACTGCTGCCGCTGGGTGCGCACTCGTCCGCCATCTACGCCGCGCTCTCGGTGGTGGTGCTCACCGGGCTGAACGTGGCCGGCATCCGGTTGGGCAAGTGGACACAGAACCTGCTCACGGTGGCGGTGGTGGCGGGGTTGGGAATGGTCATCGTCGCCGGGCTCTTGTCCTCGCCGGCCGTTCCTCCACCGGCCACCGGGGCGATGGCGGGAGGAGCGGGCCATGCCGGTTGGGGACTGGCGATGGTGTTCGTGCTGCTGACGTACGGCGGCTGGAACGAGGCGGCCTACATCTCCAGCGAGGTGCGCGGAAGCCGTCGCGGCATCGCCTCCGCACTGCTGTGGAGCCTGGTGGCCGTCACCTGCCTCTACCTGCTGGCCAATCTGGCCTACCTGAAGGCGCTGGGGCTCTCTGGGGTGGCGCAATCGGATGCCGTGGCGGCGGAGCTCCTGCGGCGCGTGGCCGGGCCCGGGGGCGCTCAGCTCATCAGCCTGCTCATCTGCGCGGCGGTGCTCACCTCGTCCAACGCCACCGTCCTCATGGGCTCGCGCACGAACTACGCGCTGGGACGCGACTTCCCGATGTTCGCCCCCCTGGGGCGGTGGAGCGCCCGGGCGGGCTCGCCGGTGAACGCACTGTTGATGCAGGGGACGCTCTCCCTGGCGCTGGTGGGCGTGGGCGCCATCACCCGGCGGGGCTTCGAGACGATGGTGGAGTACACCGCGCCCGTCTTCTGGTTCTTCTTCCTGATGACGGGCGTGTCGCTGCTGGTGCTGCGCCGGCGCGAGCCGGACGTGGTGCGCCCCTTCCGCGTGCCGCTCTACCCGCTCACGCCGCTGCTGTTCTGCGCGACGTGCGCATATCTCCTCTATTCGAGCCTCGCCTACACCGGGGCCGGGGCGCTCGTTGGCGTGGCGGTGCTGGCCACGGGGCTGGTGCCGCTGGTGCTCATGCGGCGGAAGGCCCGCCCGCGAAAGAATCCGTTGCACGGAGGTCGTACACCATGGGGAATCGGAAGGCAGCGATCGGCGTAG
- a CDS encoding sigma-54-dependent transcriptional regulator yields the protein MSRILVIEDEPVIRTELRRLLTRAGHDVAEAGAVHEAEADHELDSFDLILSDLRLPGAAGTDIIAKAPAVPVLIMTSYATVRSAVEAMKLGAVDYIAKPFDHDELLLQVERVLREGRLNRQNAALKREVERTYAVNGMVGNCPAMRDAFERIRKVAASPATVLVLGESGTGKELVARALHAQSPRRDGPLVAVNCAAIPEGLLESELFGHEKGAFTGAQTAHAGLVESADGGTLFLDEIGELPPPAQARLLRMMQDGEVRRVGATRSRKVDVRIVAATHRDLPKRVQEGAFRQDLYFRLRVVEIKLPPLRERGEDIPALAKHLLEKACQRLNRPPATFSPEALATITTHPWPGNVRELENAIERAVILADGPVVTPGLLALEPGGNITFETHELPEPGIEGSASPDSLEEYFRRFVLEHQDKLGETELARRLGISRKALWEKRQRLGIPRIRA from the coding sequence ATGAGCCGCATCCTGGTCATCGAGGACGAGCCCGTCATCCGCACCGAGCTGCGCCGCCTGTTGACGCGGGCAGGGCACGACGTGGCCGAGGCCGGCGCCGTACACGAAGCCGAGGCCGACCACGAGCTGGACTCGTTCGACCTCATCCTGAGCGACCTGCGCCTGCCGGGTGCGGCGGGTACGGACATCATCGCCAAGGCGCCAGCCGTGCCGGTGCTCATCATGACCAGCTACGCCACGGTGCGCTCGGCGGTGGAGGCGATGAAGCTGGGGGCGGTGGACTACATCGCCAAGCCCTTCGACCATGACGAGCTGCTGCTGCAGGTGGAGCGCGTGCTGCGCGAGGGCCGGCTGAACCGGCAGAACGCGGCGCTGAAGCGCGAGGTGGAGCGCACGTACGCGGTGAACGGGATGGTGGGCAACTGCCCGGCCATGCGCGACGCCTTCGAGCGCATCCGCAAGGTGGCGGCCTCGCCGGCCACGGTGCTGGTGCTGGGCGAGTCCGGTACGGGCAAGGAGCTGGTGGCGCGGGCGCTCCACGCCCAGAGCCCCCGGCGCGACGGCCCGCTGGTGGCCGTCAACTGCGCCGCCATCCCCGAGGGTCTGCTGGAGTCCGAGCTGTTCGGGCACGAGAAGGGAGCCTTCACCGGAGCGCAGACCGCGCACGCGGGCCTGGTGGAGAGCGCGGACGGGGGCACGCTCTTCCTCGACGAGATTGGCGAGCTGCCCCCCCCCGCGCAGGCCCGCCTGCTGCGGATGATGCAGGACGGCGAGGTGCGGCGCGTGGGAGCGACCCGCTCGCGCAAGGTGGACGTGCGCATCGTCGCGGCCACCCACCGGGACCTGCCCAAGCGCGTCCAGGAGGGCGCCTTCCGGCAGGACCTCTACTTCCGGCTTCGCGTGGTGGAGATCAAGCTGCCGCCCCTGCGCGAGCGCGGCGAGGACATCCCGGCGCTCGCGAAGCACCTGTTGGAGAAGGCATGTCAGCGGCTCAACCGGCCGCCAGCCACCTTCTCGCCCGAGGCGCTCGCGACCATCACCACGCATCCCTGGCCGGGCAACGTGCGCGAGCTGGAGAACGCCATCGAGCGCGCCGTCATCCTCGCCGATGGGCCAGTCGTCACGCCCGGGCTGCTCGCGCTGGAGCCTGGTGGAAACATCACCTTCGAGACGCACGAGCTGCCGGAGCCCGGCATCGAGGGCAGCGCTTCGCCGGACTCACTGGAGGAGTACTTCCGCCGCTTCGTGCTGGAGCACCAGGACAAGCTGGGGGAGACGGAGCTGGCACGCCGGCTGGGCATCAGCCGCAAGGCGCTCTGGGAGAAGCGCCAGCGGCTGGGCATCCCCCGCATCCGGGCCTGA
- a CDS encoding sodium:solute symporter family transporter → MNPQQAATSIGEPNIIAIVFFLVFVGFTLAITYWAARKTKTTSEFFTAGGGVSAVQNGFALAGDFMSAASFLGIAGLVALSGFDGLIYSVGWLVGWPVVTFLIAEPLRNLGKYTFADVVAYRLKQTPVRISAAVGTLAVVSFYLIAQMVGAGNLIHMMFGLSYEAAVVIVGVVMILYVLFGGMIATTWVQIVKAVLLLAGATVLALMVLVKFNFNPLALFQAAADQYGPEVLAPGKLVSSPLEAVSLGLALMFGTAGLPHILMRFYTVPNAKAARGSVFYATGLIGYFYLVTFILGFGASVLLGRDAIKLVDKGGNMAAPMLAEAVGGKPFLGFISAVAFATILAVVAGLTLSGAAALSHDLWTSVVRKGKAPEHEQLRVARLASLGLGVLAIFLGIVFKGQNVAFMVGLAFAIAASANFPALLLSMAWKGFTTRGAVASMITGSVSAVLFIFLSPTVQVDLLGHEDALFPLKNPGLVTMPLAFLVGWVVSLLAPEPEAAGRFAEVRHRMHVGAEADAPAPAATPAATPAPVPAPRPQTT, encoded by the coding sequence ATGAATCCACAGCAGGCAGCGACCTCGATTGGCGAGCCCAACATCATCGCCATCGTCTTCTTCCTGGTGTTCGTGGGCTTCACGCTCGCCATCACCTATTGGGCGGCGCGCAAGACGAAGACGACGTCGGAGTTCTTCACGGCGGGTGGCGGGGTGAGCGCCGTGCAGAACGGCTTCGCGCTCGCCGGTGACTTCATGAGCGCCGCGAGCTTCCTGGGCATCGCCGGCCTGGTGGCGCTCTCCGGCTTCGATGGCCTCATCTACTCGGTGGGCTGGCTGGTGGGCTGGCCGGTGGTGACGTTCCTCATCGCCGAGCCCCTGCGCAACCTGGGCAAGTACACCTTCGCGGACGTGGTGGCCTACCGGCTCAAGCAGACGCCGGTGCGCATCTCCGCCGCGGTGGGCACGCTCGCCGTGGTGAGCTTCTACCTCATCGCGCAGATGGTGGGCGCCGGCAACCTCATCCACATGATGTTCGGCCTGTCCTACGAGGCCGCCGTCGTCATCGTGGGCGTGGTGATGATCCTCTACGTGCTCTTCGGCGGGATGATCGCCACCACGTGGGTGCAGATCGTCAAGGCGGTGCTGCTGCTGGCGGGCGCGACGGTGCTGGCGCTGATGGTGCTGGTGAAGTTCAACTTCAACCCGCTGGCGCTCTTCCAGGCGGCGGCGGACCAGTACGGCCCCGAGGTGCTCGCCCCCGGCAAGCTGGTGTCCAGCCCGCTGGAGGCGGTGTCGCTGGGCCTGGCGCTGATGTTCGGCACGGCCGGCCTGCCCCACATCCTCATGCGCTTCTACACGGTGCCCAACGCGAAGGCGGCGCGCGGTTCCGTGTTCTACGCCACCGGCCTCATCGGCTACTTCTACCTGGTGACGTTCATCCTCGGCTTCGGTGCCTCGGTGCTCCTGGGCCGCGATGCCATCAAGCTCGTGGACAAGGGCGGCAACATGGCGGCGCCCATGCTGGCCGAGGCGGTGGGCGGCAAGCCCTTCCTCGGCTTCATCTCCGCGGTGGCCTTCGCCACCATCCTCGCGGTGGTGGCCGGGCTGACGCTGTCGGGTGCGGCGGCGCTCTCGCACGACCTGTGGACGAGCGTGGTGCGCAAGGGCAAGGCGCCGGAGCACGAGCAGCTGCGCGTGGCCCGTCTGGCCAGCCTGGGCCTGGGCGTCCTGGCCATCTTCCTGGGCATCGTCTTCAAGGGGCAGAACGTGGCCTTCATGGTGGGCCTGGCCTTCGCCATCGCCGCGAGCGCCAACTTCCCCGCCCTGCTGCTGTCCATGGCCTGGAAGGGCTTCACCACGCGCGGCGCGGTGGCCAGCATGATCACCGGCTCGGTGAGCGCGGTGCTGTTCATCTTCCTGTCGCCCACGGTGCAGGTGGACCTGCTGGGCCACGAGGACGCGCTCTTCCCGCTGAAGAACCCGGGCCTCGTCACCATGCCGCTGGCCTTCCTGGTGGGCTGGGTGGTGTCACTGCTCGCCCCCGAGCCCGAGGCGGCCGGCCGCTTCGCCGAGGTGCGGCACCGCATGCACGTGGGCGCGGAAGCCGACGCGCCCGCTCCCGCGGCCACGCCGGCGGCCACGCCCGCGCCCGTGCCGGCCCCGAGGCCCCAGACCACCTGA
- a CDS encoding SDR family NAD(P)-dependent oxidoreductase translates to MNLELEGKRALITGSSMGIGEEIARTLAAEGATVAVHGRNAERVHAIAKSIHDAGGQAVPLVVDLEPSGAGWRLAAEARERLGGVDILVNNAPGFAMPGWFTPPPEEWQRTYRINVVASIELIHALVPAMKEARFGRIIQISSNVSTRPLADMAAYGASKAAMNHLTASLALELADSGITVNTVSPGLIQTESMQTHMFMMGVQRGWGKTWEEVKDHLVEEYYPTPQARIGVPKDVAHAVAFLASPLANYIHGALLRVDGGSAVAVP, encoded by the coding sequence ATGAATCTGGAGCTCGAGGGCAAACGCGCCCTCATCACTGGCAGCAGCATGGGCATTGGCGAGGAGATCGCCCGGACCCTGGCGGCCGAGGGTGCCACCGTGGCCGTCCACGGCCGCAATGCCGAGCGCGTCCACGCCATCGCCAAATCCATCCACGACGCAGGAGGTCAGGCCGTCCCCCTCGTCGTCGACCTCGAGCCTTCGGGGGCGGGATGGCGCCTCGCGGCGGAGGCCCGGGAACGGCTCGGCGGGGTGGACATCCTCGTCAACAACGCCCCTGGCTTCGCGATGCCTGGCTGGTTCACTCCGCCCCCCGAGGAGTGGCAACGGACCTACCGGATCAACGTCGTGGCCTCGATCGAGCTCATCCATGCGCTCGTCCCCGCGATGAAGGAGGCTCGCTTCGGACGCATCATCCAGATCTCGAGCAACGTATCGACCCGCCCGCTCGCGGACATGGCGGCCTATGGAGCGTCCAAGGCGGCCATGAACCACCTGACCGCGAGCCTCGCGCTCGAGCTGGCCGATTCGGGCATCACCGTGAACACGGTCAGCCCGGGTCTGATCCAGACCGAGTCGATGCAGACCCACATGTTCATGATGGGTGTGCAGCGTGGCTGGGGAAAGACCTGGGAAGAGGTCAAGGACCACCTCGTCGAGGAGTACTACCCGACGCCGCAGGCACGGATCGGCGTGCCGAAGGATGTGGCGCATGCCGTGGCCTTCCTGGCGAGCCCGCTGGCGAACTACATCCACGGGGCGCTGCTGCGCGTGGATGGAGGGAGCGCCGTGGCGGTGCCCTGA
- a CDS encoding phytoene desaturase family protein has protein sequence MKNPAYDVIVIGSGHNGMTTAAYLARAGLDVCVLEKSGGLGGGCVTRELCGPGFKSDPASTCHITIQANPLLLDDELGLMSKYGLKYHYPDILYSVVFPDDSSFICYRDIDRTCASIAEKFSARDAEAYRRFCAWAGAGLEMMLPTMFSACPPTGQLFSMLDQSDAGQETMHALMLSGMQLLDEWFEDDRLKIAMARQASEVIFDPHEVGSGSHLYMLTPFIHRFGIGVPEGGSGVLVDKLAECLRDHGATVRTRSGVRRILVRGGRATGVELETGETLTARRAVVSGVNVKQLFLGMLEPGELPAEMPHRVRRLKINPFQSFCQVMALQEAPRYKAGEEVNRSAMVEFSPATRREFRRYFEDLQRGQLRPDVPAMVTQTLFDPTRAPPGKHTGYLHCYAPYHLEQGAEKWDEIEMDVANEVFAHLERHTTNMSASTLIHRKIINPREIERRNAAFIEGESTHLGNYLFQSMAMRPLPGWGQYRTPIDGLYMTGSSTHPGGSISAGSGRASAQILCQDLGIDFERLVA, from the coding sequence ATGAAGAACCCCGCCTACGATGTGATTGTCATTGGCTCTGGCCACAACGGCATGACCACCGCGGCCTATCTGGCCAGGGCGGGACTCGACGTCTGTGTCCTCGAGAAGAGCGGCGGGCTCGGTGGCGGCTGCGTGACTCGCGAGCTGTGCGGCCCGGGATTCAAGTCCGACCCCGCGTCGACCTGCCACATCACCATCCAGGCCAACCCGCTCCTCCTCGACGACGAGCTCGGGCTGATGTCGAAGTACGGGCTCAAATACCACTACCCGGACATCCTCTACTCGGTCGTCTTTCCCGACGACAGCTCCTTCATCTGCTACCGCGACATCGATCGCACCTGCGCCTCCATCGCAGAGAAGTTCTCGGCGCGCGACGCGGAGGCCTACAGGCGGTTCTGCGCATGGGCGGGGGCCGGGCTGGAGATGATGTTGCCCACGATGTTCTCCGCCTGTCCGCCCACCGGACAGCTCTTCTCGATGCTCGACCAGAGCGATGCGGGACAGGAGACGATGCATGCCTTGATGCTGAGCGGCATGCAGCTACTCGACGAGTGGTTCGAGGATGACCGGCTCAAGATCGCCATGGCCCGCCAGGCCAGCGAGGTCATCTTCGATCCGCACGAGGTGGGCTCGGGGAGCCACCTCTACATGCTCACCCCCTTCATCCACCGCTTCGGCATCGGCGTGCCCGAGGGGGGAAGCGGGGTGCTCGTCGACAAGCTGGCGGAATGTCTGCGTGACCACGGAGCCACGGTGCGCACCCGGAGCGGCGTGCGGCGGATCCTCGTGCGAGGAGGGAGAGCCACCGGGGTGGAGCTCGAGACGGGCGAGACGCTCACGGCACGGAGGGCCGTGGTGTCCGGTGTCAACGTCAAGCAGCTCTTCCTCGGGATGCTCGAGCCCGGGGAGCTGCCCGCCGAGATGCCCCACCGCGTGCGCCGTCTGAAGATCAATCCCTTCCAGTCCTTCTGTCAGGTCATGGCCCTCCAGGAGGCGCCCCGCTACAAGGCTGGCGAGGAGGTCAATCGCTCCGCCATGGTCGAGTTCTCCCCCGCGACACGGAGGGAGTTCCGCCGCTACTTCGAGGATCTCCAGCGCGGCCAGCTCCGGCCGGATGTACCGGCCATGGTCACGCAGACGCTGTTCGATCCCACGCGCGCACCGCCCGGCAAGCACACCGGCTACCTGCACTGCTACGCGCCCTATCACCTCGAGCAAGGAGCGGAGAAGTGGGATGAAATCGAGATGGACGTGGCCAACGAGGTGTTCGCGCACCTGGAGCGGCACACGACCAACATGAGCGCGTCGACCCTCATCCACCGGAAGATCATCAACCCGCGGGAGATCGAGCGACGCAACGCCGCCTTCATCGAGGGGGAATCGACCCACCTCGGCAACTATCTCTTCCAGTCGATGGCCATGCGGCCGCTGCCGGGTTGGGGCCAGTACCGCACGCCGATCGACGGGCTCTACATGACCGGCTCGAGCACCCACCCGGGTGGCAGCATCAGCGCGGGCAGCGGCCGCGCCTCGGCACAAATCCTCTGCCAGGACCTGGGCATCGACTTCGAGCGCCTGGTGGCCTGA
- a CDS encoding cytochrome P450, protein MSARPNIYAPDIWNNPHAFYSSLRREAPVSQVEPGGLWAVTRYEDALHVLKNPQIFSSQGLRAATQPAWLGQRNPVSDSILVLDPPEHTRLRSLITRTFSAPGVARLESFVRSNAESIVADMLARRRVDFVESMGLTLPSRTMSALLGLDTSLAPRFKGWADAIVSFGITPPDATERQAELRATLTELKQHLGQVLELRRREPGHDVVSDLLQARAQGGVVSDDELLGFLVLLLVAGLETTYDLLGLCGLMLVDQPDIWARLKADRSLVPKFVEEVLRFESPSQSTMRITTQETELGGVRLPKGAVLMVQFVSANRDESAFPNPHRFDLDRTGAPHLGFGHGIHFCVGAPLARLEARLAVEVLLERCSKLVREPGPVQWNTAVTTRGPAVLHLELHPA, encoded by the coding sequence ATGAGTGCTCGACCCAACATCTACGCCCCCGATATCTGGAACAATCCACACGCCTTCTACTCCTCGCTGCGGCGCGAGGCGCCGGTCAGCCAGGTGGAGCCAGGCGGCTTGTGGGCAGTGACCCGTTACGAGGATGCGCTCCACGTCCTCAAGAACCCGCAGATCTTCTCGTCGCAGGGTCTGCGCGCGGCTACCCAGCCGGCCTGGCTCGGGCAACGCAACCCGGTGAGTGACTCCATCCTGGTGTTGGATCCACCGGAGCACACCCGCCTGCGCTCGCTCATTACCCGCACCTTCTCCGCCCCGGGCGTGGCCCGCCTGGAGTCCTTCGTCCGCTCCAATGCCGAGTCGATCGTCGCCGACATGCTGGCGCGCCGCCGGGTGGACTTCGTCGAGTCCATGGGCCTGACGCTGCCCTCGCGCACCATGAGCGCGTTGCTGGGACTGGACACCTCGCTGGCACCGCGTTTCAAGGGCTGGGCGGATGCCATCGTGAGCTTCGGCATCACCCCTCCGGACGCCACGGAGCGGCAGGCCGAGCTGCGCGCCACCCTGACCGAGCTCAAGCAGCACCTGGGACAGGTCCTGGAGCTGCGCCGGCGCGAGCCCGGCCACGACGTGGTCAGCGATCTCCTCCAGGCCCGGGCTCAAGGCGGGGTCGTCTCGGATGACGAGCTGCTGGGTTTCCTCGTCCTGCTGCTGGTCGCGGGACTGGAGACGACGTACGACCTGCTGGGACTCTGCGGGCTGATGCTGGTGGACCAGCCGGACATCTGGGCGCGCTTGAAGGCGGACCGCTCGCTGGTTCCGAAGTTCGTCGAGGAGGTGCTGCGCTTCGAGTCGCCCTCTCAGTCCACCATGCGCATCACCACCCAGGAGACCGAGCTGGGTGGGGTCCGGCTGCCCAAGGGGGCGGTATTGATGGTGCAGTTCGTCTCGGCCAACCGGGACGAGTCGGCCTTTCCCAATCCCCACCGCTTCGACCTGGACCGCACGGGCGCGCCGCACCTGGGCTTCGGCCATGGCATCCACTTCTGCGTGGGTGCTCCCCTGGCCCGGTTGGAGGCGCGGCTGGCCGTGGAGGTGCTGCTCGAACGTTGCTCCAAGCTGGTACGCGAGCCCGGGCCGGTCCAGTGGAACACGGCGGTGACCACCCGAGGGCCCGCGGTGCTGCACCTGGAACTTCACCCGGCCTGA